In Scytonema millei VB511283, a single window of DNA contains:
- a CDS encoding DUF3370 domain-containing protein, whose protein sequence is MLPLLPILPIAQATPPPQEIVQPRIVRPLAGSLDAVPVFNSNSPEKVQTEGILLSTFPPDGKQTKSAHLNFPFRGRFDLFAHHVFQPITPDDLRSLYLGVILHNPGKRAVRVDILQAASYLSQPDAPFAELPPVAENNLGTIFAGPGDRVMNEILRGQRQTSFPPQLIIPPGQSQMLFNLPIPVQGLEPPINGRSTYMRLRSSGTVYAASLAMYAPTDSTGQERSPTLEEWQQMLERGNLAGPRDKTPTPPEQTSGKVVYGRVAGVAQGSQWRSQLVDSSGASSLSVPSLGEAFSYGLSLLNQGTLGTSQIQSAPMMVRYPDTAYRAHGNYGIQYSLSLPLQNNSDRDRTVTVSLETPLKEDKLSQGGLRFFSSPAKQVFFRGTVRLRYNDDQNLPRTKYVHLVQTRGKQGELLVTLQMKPGDRRLVQLDFLYPPDATPPQVLTIGTQ, encoded by the coding sequence ATGCTACCTTTGTTACCAATTCTCCCGATCGCACAAGCTACTCCCCCACCCCAGGAAATCGTACAACCGCGAATTGTGCGTCCATTAGCTGGCAGTTTAGATGCAGTACCAGTATTTAATAGCAATAGTCCTGAAAAAGTCCAGACAGAAGGAATTTTACTTTCGACTTTTCCGCCTGATGGGAAACAAACTAAGTCTGCACATCTAAATTTTCCTTTTAGGGGCAGATTCGATCTGTTCGCCCATCACGTTTTTCAACCGATTACACCGGACGATCTGCGATCGCTCTATTTAGGAGTCATCTTACACAATCCTGGCAAGCGAGCGGTACGGGTAGATATTTTGCAAGCAGCCAGTTATTTAAGTCAGCCGGATGCACCGTTTGCGGAACTACCACCTGTAGCTGAAAATAATTTAGGTACGATATTTGCGGGACCTGGCGATCGCGTCATGAATGAGATTTTGCGCGGACAGCGACAGACGAGTTTTCCGCCGCAACTGATTATTCCCCCCGGACAAAGCCAGATGTTATTCAATTTGCCGATTCCGGTACAGGGTTTAGAACCGCCAATTAACGGACGGTCTACATACATGCGCTTGCGGAGTAGTGGAACGGTATATGCTGCAAGTTTAGCAATGTACGCGCCTACTGATTCTACTGGTCAAGAGCGATCGCCTACCTTAGAAGAATGGCAGCAAATGTTAGAGCGTGGGAATTTGGCTGGACCCCGCGATAAAACTCCCACACCACCAGAACAAACGAGCGGTAAAGTGGTTTACGGTCGCGTTGCTGGGGTGGCGCAGGGTTCTCAATGGCGATCGCAATTGGTAGATAGTTCGGGTGCTTCTTCTTTAAGTGTTCCGTCGCTAGGTGAAGCTTTTTCCTATGGTTTGAGTCTGCTGAACCAAGGGACGTTGGGAACGAGTCAAATTCAAAGTGCGCCGATGATGGTTCGTTACCCAGATACAGCTTATCGCGCTCACGGTAACTATGGGATTCAATATAGTCTGAGTTTGCCACTACAAAACAATAGCGATCGCGATCGAACTGTCACCGTATCTTTAGAAACACCCCTGAAGGAAGACAAACTCAGCCAAGGCGGGTTGCGTTTCTTTAGTTCGCCAGCAAAGCAAGTTTTCTTTCGCGGTACGGTAAGGCTGCGTTACAACGACGACCAAAACTTACCTCGGACGAAGTACGTGCATTTAGTCCAAACGAGGGGAAAGCAAGGAGAACTGTTAGTCACTTTACAGATGAAACCAGGCGATCGCCGTTTGGTTCAATTAGACTTTCTTTATCCGCCAGATGCAACACCACCACAAGTTCTAACGATTGGGACACAATAG